One window of the Runella slithyformis DSM 19594 genome contains the following:
- a CDS encoding carbohydrate binding family 9 domain-containing protein codes for MAQDAEVFRPDSVKREIEAVQISTSLKIEGLLNEAEWKKTKPSPRFVQIEPYQGKAPNHETDVRVLYNRQFLYFGIFSRDSLGKKAIRATDFKRDFNFLQHDLVTLSFDGFNDRRNAMAFATNPYGVQRDLLSFDDVYYDLDWDGLWRVRTMRTDSGWVAEIAIPWQTLRYPKTTETVQHWGFNIYRNRRLSNEISAFSPFPRSFTSLRMDYAGVLKNLQPPPPKPNVRVQPYFLTSFDRYKGFDASTKPEDTYVKLGGELKWAINPNAVLDLTANTDFAQADADRQVNNVTRFSVFFPERRQFFLENASLFGVGISRNPDESGGNMRIQPFFSRRIGLDDSGNPIPIDLGGRFVYRSAKRNIGAILMRQRGVGDTPATNFFVGRFSENFGKQHHIGGLLTVKNRPDGSNVVSTLDGFFRLAESHSLNTLVSHSTSSKTGKQGLSAYAQYFYVSNQYKIWWTQSIVTKDYDPEVGFVSRNDVIGTTPGIFWWYRGKHLPFKKWLRAWEPSVFPEFYHQVSTGKLIERTWTIYPIWLNLQSGAYFGYSITPTYQRLTDVFEPLGVKIQTGKYDYVRHQIYASTDPSRMLNLQTIYNWGTYFGGKLNSGDWTLQFAPIPHFSLSGRFNRNRFMGVGEAKTHTTVDLYAIEGRFALNPRLQLIGFYQRNSENQSQNYNIRLSWEYRPLSYIYVVLNHRGFQNLQLKTQTEDHVIAKISYLKQF; via the coding sequence TTGGCTCAAGATGCTGAAGTGTTCCGGCCCGATTCGGTCAAACGAGAAATAGAAGCGGTGCAGATCAGCACGTCGCTCAAAATTGAAGGTTTGCTCAACGAGGCCGAATGGAAGAAAACCAAGCCTTCGCCGCGCTTTGTTCAGATCGAACCTTATCAGGGAAAAGCGCCCAACCATGAAACTGACGTACGGGTATTGTACAACCGTCAATTCCTGTACTTCGGTATTTTTTCCCGCGATTCGTTGGGCAAAAAGGCCATCCGGGCCACCGACTTCAAGCGGGATTTTAATTTTCTGCAACACGATCTGGTCACGCTGTCGTTTGATGGTTTCAATGACCGGCGCAACGCCATGGCGTTTGCGACCAATCCGTACGGGGTGCAGCGCGATCTGCTGTCGTTTGATGATGTGTATTACGACCTCGACTGGGACGGACTCTGGCGGGTGCGAACCATGCGTACCGATTCGGGGTGGGTAGCTGAAATAGCGATTCCGTGGCAGACGCTGCGTTATCCCAAAACCACCGAAACCGTTCAACATTGGGGCTTCAATATTTATCGAAACCGCCGTTTATCCAACGAAATATCGGCCTTTTCGCCTTTCCCGCGCTCTTTTACCTCCTTACGAATGGATTATGCGGGTGTTTTGAAAAATCTGCAACCGCCCCCGCCTAAGCCCAATGTGCGGGTGCAGCCGTATTTTCTGACGTCCTTTGATCGCTACAAAGGGTTTGATGCCTCCACCAAACCCGAAGATACCTACGTAAAATTGGGGGGTGAACTCAAATGGGCCATCAACCCCAATGCCGTTCTGGACCTGACCGCCAATACGGACTTTGCCCAAGCTGATGCCGACCGTCAGGTCAATAACGTAACGCGGTTTTCGGTATTTTTTCCCGAAAGACGGCAGTTCTTTCTGGAAAACGCCTCTCTGTTTGGGGTGGGCATCAGCCGCAACCCCGACGAATCGGGGGGAAATATGCGCATTCAGCCCTTTTTCAGCCGGCGTATCGGCCTGGACGACTCAGGCAACCCGATTCCGATCGACCTGGGCGGCCGATTTGTGTACCGTTCGGCCAAACGAAACATCGGGGCCATTTTGATGCGTCAACGGGGCGTGGGAGATACCCCGGCCACCAATTTTTTTGTGGGACGGTTTTCAGAAAATTTTGGAAAACAACACCACATCGGGGGACTTTTGACGGTTAAAAATCGGCCCGACGGTTCCAATGTGGTCAGCACCCTTGACGGCTTTTTTCGGCTGGCCGAATCGCACTCGCTCAATACGCTCGTTTCGCACTCTACCTCTTCCAAAACGGGCAAACAGGGCTTATCGGCGTACGCTCAATATTTTTACGTGAGCAATCAGTACAAGATATGGTGGACACAATCCATCGTGACCAAAGATTACGACCCTGAAGTGGGCTTTGTATCGCGCAACGACGTGATCGGCACCACCCCGGGAATCTTCTGGTGGTACCGCGGCAAACACCTGCCCTTTAAAAAATGGCTCAGGGCGTGGGAACCCAGCGTTTTTCCGGAGTTTTACCATCAGGTATCGACGGGCAAACTCATTGAACGAACCTGGACGATCTACCCCATCTGGCTTAATCTCCAGAGCGGGGCGTATTTTGGGTACAGCATTACGCCTACCTATCAGCGTCTGACGGATGTATTTGAACCCTTGGGAGTAAAGATCCAAACCGGCAAATACGATTACGTCCGCCATCAGATCTACGCCAGTACCGACCCTTCGCGGATGCTGAACCTTCAGACCATCTATAACTGGGGAACGTATTTTGGCGGTAAACTCAACTCGGGCGACTGGACGCTGCAATTTGCCCCGATTCCCCATTTTTCATTGTCGGGGCGTTTTAATCGAAACCGCTTTATGGGAGTGGGAGAAGCTAAAACCCATACCACCGTGGATCTGTACGCCATCGAAGGTCGGTTTGCCCTGAATCCCCGACTTCAACTGATCGGGTTTTATCAACGCAATTCAGAAAATCAATCGCAAAACTATAACATTCGCCTCTCGTGGGAGTACCGGCCGCTCTCGTATATTTACGTAGTTCTCAACCACCGGGGCTTCCAAAATCTCCAACTCAAAACCCAAACCGAAGACCACGTCATCGCGAAGATCAGTTATTTAAAACAATTTTGA